From the genome of Argentina anserina chromosome 4, drPotAnse1.1, whole genome shotgun sequence, one region includes:
- the LOC126790101 gene encoding uncharacterized protein LOC126790101 codes for MVPLIEPPSWLSAAHGIPNISSYMLAGFRLCSSCPSPRPFFLLSLHCDLTRNWAFVEEEQVLPSTSRVMNFAHCNIIRSSMKRRKSVSTRDCIVAGQVDSSQRLREQKMNYLFAYVLVH; via the exons ATGGTTCCTCTCATAGAACCTCCCTCCTGGCTTAGCGCGGCTCATGGAATTCCGAATATATCCTCATATATGTTAGCCGGCTTTCGTCTATGCTCTTCGTGTCCATCACCGCGCcccttctttcttctctccCTCCATTGCGATTTAACAAGAAACTGGGCATTTGTAGAAGAGGAGCAAGTATTACCTAGCACTTCCAGG GTTATGAATTTTGCTCATTGTAACATCATTCGAAGCTCTATGAAAAGGAGGAAGTCAGTGTCAACAAGAGATTGCATTGTTGCAGGACAAGTTG ATTCTAGTCAGAGGCTAAGGGAACAGAAGATGAACTATCTGTTTGCATACGTTTTGGTACACTAA